TGTTCCGTTTTGACCGAATTGAACGTTATGACCTAAAACGCCTAAGTACCCTATTTCGGCAACGGCTCTAACCTTGTATTTTTTATCAGCATCTTTTTCGTTTTGGGCAGATACGGTCAGACTGATTATTAGAAAAAATGTAAGCGTTATTATTTCTCTAAGTTTCATGTATAATTTGTTTGGATATTTAATATTGAAACTGATAAACGTCTTCAATGTTCGGCAATGGGTGTTTACTTTTTTTAATCACCTTAGTAGTTAATAAACACTTTTTCCTTTATCGAATACTTGCTTTTTTTTTGACTCAAAGCTTCAATCATTAAGTGAACAGCAATTTTAGTAGCTTGTTTTTAGTCAAAATAGGTATTTATACCCTGTTTTCAATTGAATTAGTTTTTGAGGTTTGTAAACCAGAAAACTAATAACAATTATGAAAACTGATAAATCAAATAATGAAAAGGACTTGTTAAACGCTTCTATGAGTATAAAAGATATTCATGCAGAAATGGAAAACAATCCAGTTTACCCTTTCAATCTACAGAGTGGATGGTTGCCAAAGCCCGGGAGTAAAAGTATGCAAATGTATTTTGAACAAATACTAAGTACAGAACCTTCTGATTGGGCTCCTTGTATTCAAGCTTTGAGTGACTTTATAGACAGCAATGAAGTAGTTTCATACCTTGTTCAAAATGCTTGTAAGGAAAATCAAAATATTAGAGATGCCCATTTAGCGTCTGCTCAAGGTGTGATAATTCCACCGATCAGAGATAAAAACGACATTTTGAATGCTTTTAACGCAATTTTAAGTCAAGCACCTGCATTTCTTGATGATGCTCTGGTGGGGCTTCCATTTTCGGCATTTGTTGTTGGAATTGACCCCACAATGAGCGGTGTTACTCTTTTCAGTATTCCAATGTTCAATGAGAAAATGGCGGCGATTTTAGACCATTGGAACAAGTTCTTAGATGCAGAGGCTTCTAATGTTGGATTTAGGATAGATGGTCAGCAATGGCTTTCTCCTGCCGCTAAAAAGCAATATGATTTTCCTATTTGGGCAAAAGATTCACAGATATTGCCATATTGGAATTCTTGGAATTCTTTTTTTACACGTCAGTTTTTAGACCGCGAAGCCTCTCGACCAGTTGCTGATCCTACTTCCAATAAAACTGTTATTTGTCCGAATGATGGTTCTTTATTTAGATGGAGGGCAAATATTTCGAGAAATGATGTTTTTTGGTTTAAAGATATGGAATATTCTCTTTCGGATATTCTTAGCTCTCCTGTTCAAAAAGATCAAGATACGATCGATCAATATGATTTAGTGAATATTTTTGAGGGAGGTTATATCTTTCAAACCTACCTTAATCCGTACAATTTTCATAGATGGTGGGTTCCAGTAAATGCGAAGGTAATGTTTGACCCAATTGTGGTACCCGGTTACTTTTTTAACAAGTTGGTTATTCCAGACTTTGGTGGAGCTTCAACTGCTTCTTTACCGTACTTAGCACAAGTAAATGCAAGAGGAATAATAGTATTTGAAACAGAAGATTATGGGCGAGTATGTTGTATACCTTTGGGGATGAGTGAAGTTTCTAGTATTTCTTTTGACCCTGCAATGGTAGCAGGTGCAACAGTAACAAAAGGACAAGAAATGGGAACGTTCAATTATGGAGGCTCATCATTTGCCATTATTTACGAAAAGTTGCCAGGTAAGGATCTTGTCTTTATGAATGACCAAGGAATACAATACCCTCAAGATCCAGTTTTGCCAAGTGGAAGCTCAAGTACTGGCGGGGCAGTTACAAAGATCGCTTCGAAAATAGGAATTTGGGTCGATTTTTAATTGAGAAATTGATTAATACTCTTCTTGCTGAAAATCTGAAATAGTATAATAAAATAATACCCTCTTTTATGTTTGAGTATAAAAGAGGGTATAGTTTTTTCCAAAAAAAAGTGTACCCTCCTAGAAGGAAGGCACACTTCAGCCACTAATCAAAAAAATACAATTTATAACAGCGTGCTAGGGCACACGTAATTGGTTATTTCAAAACTTTCCGATTTTTTAATCGCATCAAAACCTCCCTTAATATCTACCAAATTGCGGTAACCTCTCGATTGCAATATGGAAATGAAGGCAAGCGACCTATATCCACCAGCACAGTGAATATAATGTGTATTATCGGTTACAATCTTTTTCATGCTTTCGTTGATGTAATCCAATGGGGCATTGGTAGCTTCTACCATGTGCTCACTTTCGAATTCACTATTCTTGCGAACATCCACAATTTCCGGAGCATTAATTTCTATTAGCTCTGCTACGCTTACAGACTTAATAGTGTCAACTTCTTTTCCTGCTGCTTTCCAAGCTTCAAAACCGCCTTTCAAGAAACCTTGTGCATTGTCGTAACCTACTCTAGCAAGTCTCGTAAGTATTTCTTCTAGTCGGTCTTCTTCTGCTACAATTAGTAACTCTTGTTTTACATCAGGAACGAGTGTTCCCACCCACGTGGCGAAGCTGCCATCGATACCAATAAAAATTGAATTGGGTACAAATCCGTCTCTGAATTTATCCTTGTCTCGTGTGTCAATAATCACTGCATTGGTCTCATTGGCAACAACCTCAAACTCAGTAGGACTAAGTGCTCTTGTTCCTTTTTCTATCACATTATCAAGTGAGTCGTAACCTTGAATATTGATAAGGACATTTTGAGGGAAATAGGATGGAGGTGGAGTTAGTCCGTTTAATACCTCTGCAACAAATTCCTCTTTAGTCATATCTGGTCTAAGAGCATAATTTGTCTTTTTCTGATTGCCAAGTGTGTCCGTAGTTTCGGAACTCATGTTTTTACCACAAGCACTGCCTTGACCGTGATTTGGATATACAATGATATCGTCGTTCAACGGCATTATTTTGTTTCTCAGCGAATCGTACAAGTGAGCAGCTAGCTTTTCTTGGGTAAGTTCTGCAATTACTTTTTGAGCTAAATCAGGACGACCTACATCGCCAATGAATAAGGTATCACCAGAGAATAATCCCACCTCTTTGCCTTCTTCATTGCGAAGCAATAGGCAAGAACTTTCCATGGTATGGCCAGGAGTGTGCAAGAGTTCAAGTGTTACATCTCCAAGTTTGAATATCTGTCCGTCAGTTGCGACTGTTTTTTTGAATCCAGTTTCCATCTCAGTGGGGCCATATACGATTTGAGCACCTGTTTTTTGTGCCAAATCAATGTGACCAGATACAAAGTCAGCATGGAAATGAGTTTCGAAAATGTATTTAATTTTTGCCCCATCTTTCTCCGCTCTTTCAAGGTAAGGTTGTGACTCTCTTAATGGGTCAATGATTGCAACTTCACCGTTTGATTCTATGTAATAGGCGGCTTCAGCTAAGCAACCAGTATATATTTGTTCAATTTTCATTTTAATGTTATTTATGTGATATAATTTATTTCTCCATTGGTGTCATCAAAAACTACTCAGGGACACCTTGTTTTGCAATTAGAATAACTGTTCATATCTCTTAAATTTCTTAATGTAAAATTAGTGATTGAATTATTGTTGGAGCGTAACTATAGTTACAATTGGATATGATCAATGTCATTGTTTTCTAATAAATCATTTCTTTCCTTTTGGTACAATTCGCTAGCATACTGATACTGCATCATTCTCTTTAGGACTTAGCCGTTTAATCCTTTATTACTTACTACCAATTGATTATTTTTGGTAAAACTCAAAAAGTATATGAAGCGATTGGTTATTAAATTAGCTTGTGTTCTAGGACTTATTTTTATCAATGCCTGCGATAAACCTCACAAACAAAGACCTAATATCATTTACATTTTTACAGATCAGCAATATGCAGGAATGATGTCCTGTGCTGGCAATGAATGGGTAAATACTCCTGCAATGGATTACATTGCTAACAATGGAATTAGGTTTACAAAAGCTTATACAACTAATCCCGTATGTACTCCAGCTAGAATGAGTATGATCACCGGAAGATTTCCGTCTTACTTTAATGATAAAAATGGTAACGCAGTTCGAGAAAACTGGGGTGCAACTAGGGTTGAAGATATTCCTGCGGAGGTATTTACAACTAACATTGCACATTTTGCCAAAGAAGCTGGCTACGAACTTATTTTTGGTGGTAAAGAACATTTGCCCAAGGGCTTGCTCCCAGATTCACTTGGCTTTACCTATATCAGTGACAACGAAAGGGGAATATTAGCACAAGAAGCTGCAAAGGTGATTCGAAAGGAACACGATAAGCCTTATATCATGATTGTATCGCTTATTAACCCTCATGATATTTGCTATATGGCAATAAGAGATTTTGCCGAAACACCACTTGATTCTATTTTACTTGCCAAAGGACAAACAGAACTCTCAGAGCTTGATAGGGCTTTGAATACACCAGAAGGGGTTACGGAAGAGGAGTTCTTCAAAAATTATTGTCCTCCATTACCACCAAACTTTGAGAAACAAAAAGGAGAGCCAAAGGCCGTTGAGAAATTGTTATCCAATAGGTCGTTTAGAGAGAAAGCAAGAGGACAATACAGTGAAAAGCAATGGAGAATGCATAGGTGGGCATATGCTAGACTAACCGAAGTTGTGGATAAAGAAATTCAAGTAATTCTCGACGCTTTGAAAGAATCCAATGGTGAAGAGAATACTCTAGTAATGCTTTCGAGTGATCATGGTGATATGGATGCCTCTCATAGAATGGAGCACAAAAGTACCATGTACGAGGAAGCTACGAACATACCGTTTTTGGCCATGTGGAAAGGTAAAATAATGTCAGGTAAAGTTGATGATTCACACCTAATTTCCAACGGATTAGATTTCTTACCAACGCTGTGTGACTATATGGATGTGGAAGGTATGTCGGATCCTAGAGGAATGAGCCTAAGGCCATTGTTTGAGGGAAAATCAACCAAGTGGAGGAAAAACTTGGGTGTAGAAAGTGAGATAGGGAAAATGGTCGTAAGTGAGGATGGTTTTAAATACATTAGGTATGATTTCGCGGGAAATGAAGAACAACTTTTGGATCTCAACTTGGATCCGTTTGAAACTACGCATTTTACAGATTCACAAAACCATAAAGGCAAGTTGGAAGAGCTAAAAAAGATATATGACACAACTTGGTTTCCTGTCAATTAATTAGAGGTATTAAACAAAAAAAAGAGCACCATTTCGGTACTCTTCTCGCTGATGTTTAAATCATAGGCTATACTTTTTCGCCTTTCATCATTTTATTCCAATACAAGTATGGAAGACCATATTTTTTAAGCATCCAGAGTCTCCAATGTTCCTTGGAGCTATCAAAAACAAGCATTTGTTTCAATTTTGGATCTGGAGTGAAGTTGTTTTTGTAATCAAATTCGGCTAAAACCATTTTGCCATATCCAGTTACAAGAGGACAAGAAGAATAGCCATTGTAACTTGAATTGGCAGGTGCCTGACCATTAATCATAGCAACTAAGTTTTCTACCACAATTGGTACTTGCTTTCTGATCGCAGCTCCAGTTTTGGCAGTAGGTAATGCCGCTACATCTCCTAGCCCAAAGATATTAGGGTATTTATTGTGTTGCATGCTATTGTGGTCTACATCTAGCCAACCAGCATCATTTACCAAGCTAGATTCTTTGACAAACTTTGGGGCTGTTTGTGGTGGAGCTAGATGCAAGAAATCAAAAGGTACTTCAATAACAGATTCACCTGTCATTTTTTCGCCAATATCGTTTCCTTCATTTATGACACACATATTTTCTCCAGTAGCGGTGTGTTTGAAATAAACGATTTTCTTTTCAGAGTCAATTTTAAACGGTGCGTAAAATGGTTTGAAGTGTATTCCATAGCGGTCGATTACTTGATGAAGTGTATCTGCGACTTGCTTAACTCCAAATATCACGCTACCGGGCGTTGCAAATATTACGTTGGATTTATCTAAAATACCTCTCTTTCGAAAACTATCAGCGGCGAGGTAGGCTATTTTTTGAGGAGCTCCTCCACACTTGATAGGAGTAGTGGGTTGTGTAAAAACTGCATTTCCACCCTTGAATTTTTGCAACTGTTCCCAAGTGTATTGAGGATCAGTATAGTTGCTACACACAACTCCTTTTTCTAAAGCTTCCGGTAGGCCTTCTATCAATTCAGGTGCCATTACTAAGCCCGGAGCAACAACTAAGAAATCATAGCTTATTACACTTCCTTTTTCAGTTGTTACATTGTTATTTTCTGGATCAAAACTTTTGGCATATTCCTTAATCCAAGTAACACCTTTTGGCATTACATCCGCCATAGGTTTACTAGTTTTTCTGTAGTCATATGCCCCCGCACCCACCAGTGTCCAAGCTGGTTGATAATAATGCTTGTCTGCGGGCTCTATGATCGCAATGTCAAGGTTTGAATTAATTTTCAATAATTGGGCACCTACCATAATGCCAGCAGTTCCACCACCAATTATGAGTACCGTATGTTTCTTTTCCATGCTAGGGTTTAATTATTTCTTCGAAAAGTAACAATTATAGAAACAAGAAAATGTAACATGGGTTACTTTGACCAGTTAGTAACTGGTCTCATCGAGCCTTACTTTTCCTTTAAATGTTTTATAAACAAAAATGGTGTAAGTAAGAATTATAGGTGTGCCTATGGCTGCCATAAATAACATGATTCCCAATGTTTTTTCAGAAGAAGCTGCATCGTAAATACTGATATCATAAGATGGGTCTATTGATGATATAAGAATAGAAGGGTACAGCTCTATCGCCACTACAAACAGAAAAAGTGCGATCGAAATGGCAGAAAAAATGAATGCCCTGAAAAAATTCTTTTTGCTCAAAAGCCGTGGAATATTCGCAATACTAAGCATACCTAGAAAAGGGATGATAGATAAAACTGGGTTTTCTTTAAAGCCATTGGATAAGTGAGGTATATACAAAAGCACATATGTTGTACTTACTGCAAATAATGCTACAAATATCCATACAGATCTTTTTGTTAGGATTCCTATTTTAGCAAAGAGCCTTCCTTCGGTTTTCATGATTAAATAAATACCTCCGTGCATCATGAACAGAGCTAAAGTTGTAATTCCGATGACGATTGAAAATGGGTTAAGAACCTCAAAAAGGCTCATTTGTAGTTGTCCATCTTTACCTATTGGGAGACCTTGTAATACATTTCCTAGTACTACTCCTAGCAATGTAGCCAGTAAAATACTTGAAATAGAGTAGGAGATATCCCATGTTTTTCTCCACCACAGCATGGTTTCTTTACTTCTGAATTCTATTGAAATAGCTCTAAAAATCAGACTGAAAATGAATAGCATGAAAGGCACATACAGCCCCGAAAACAGTGTGGCGTACACTATGGGAAAGCCTGCAAATAGTGCTCCTCCACCAATTACAAGCCAAACTTCATTACCGTCCCACACTGGACCTACAGCATTGAGTGCAATTCTGCGGCTTTCTTCTTTTTTGAAAAATAAATGCCATGCACCAGCTCCAAAGTCGAAACCGTCAAGTATGGCATAACCTGCAAATAATCCACCCACAACAAGGAACCAAAGAGTGGGGTAATCCAATCCTAAAATTGTAGCTTCCATTGTTAGTTTTTAGTTATGGTGTTTGTTATTTGTTTTTGTAAAGTCCCTTCCATATCGTCCTGTTCATTGTATGGGCCAGTTTTGATTTTCTTGTTCAAAAGGTAAATGAACAGCACAAATAAAATAGAATAAATAATGAAGAACATTATAAGCGACCATAGCACTTGATTGGCCGTTACAACTGCCGAAAAGGCATCTGATGTACGTAAAAGTCCATAGACTACCCATGGTTGTCGACCCATTTCGGCGGCAAACCAACCAAACTGATTTGCCAATTGGGGTAAAATAGCGGCAAAAACGAATGTGATTAACAGCCACTTTTTGTCAAAGAGAGAGCCTTTCCACCAGAAGTATATTCCCAAAATCGTAAGTAAAATAAGTGCCATGCCAATTGCAACCATAAGATGGTAAAACTGGAATACTGCATTCACTTGACCGGGCTGATCTTCTTTTGCAAATGCATCCAAACCTGTTACATGTTTTTGGAAATCACCGTAAATTAAATACGATAGTCCTCCTGGGACTTTCATGCCGTAGGTTTTTTTGTTGTCTTTATCAATCCATCCCAAAAGATACATGTCACCCGGTGCACTTTTTTCAAAATGCCCTTCAAAAGCTGCAAGTTTAGCTGGTTGATTTACGGCTACACCGTTTGCTGAGTGATGGCCAGTAACTAATTGTGAAAGTGAAAACACAGTAGCAACTACCAAAGCGATTTTGAATGCTTTTTTCGAAATTTCTAAATACCTGCCTTTGATTATATAGTAAGCATGCACACTCATCACTAAAAACGCTCCTGACAAGAATGCACCAAGCCATGTGTGTGTAAGCCGATCAACACTTGATGGGTTAAACACCATCGCCCAAAAGTCAATGATTTCGGCCCTTGCATTAATTCCTTCTCCAACAATGTGAAATCCCGCCGGAGTTTGTTGCCAACTGTTAGCAACTACAATCCAAACAGCACTGAACATAGAGCCAAGAAAAACACCAATGGTTGCTATTAAGTGGACTTTGGGAGAAACTCTATTCCAACCGAAAAGCAGAATCCCTAAAAAACCACTTTCTAGTGCAAAAGCAAAGATACCTTCAGCTGCCAAAGCACTTCCAAATACATCGCCGACATACTTAGAATAGGTAGCCCAGTTGGTTCCAAATTCGAATTCCATAACAATACCGGTCGCTACGCCAATACCAAAGGTTAAAGCAAATATCTTGGTCCAAAACTTGGCTAGTATTTCGTATTCTTTATTTCCTGTCCGAATATAATTGCCTTCAAAAATTACCATTAATAGACCCAGTCCTATACTTAAAGGAGGATAGATGTAATGGAATGCAATGGTGAATGCGAATTGAATTCTTGCTAAAATTTCAACTTCCATGATAGTATTAAGATAAAAAAAGAGGCCGAAGCCTCTTTAGAAATTTATAATGTTGAAGGACAAACGTAATTGCTTACTGGTATTTCAGTGCCTTTAATAGCGGCAAAGCCACCAGCTACATCAATTAAGTTGTGTATACCTCGAGACTTTAGAATACTACTAGCGATCATAGAGCGATAACCCCCTGCACAATGAACATAAAACTCTTCGCTTGGGATACTTGCCAAATGATTATTTAAATCAGATAAAGGAAAGTTTTCTGCTCCTAAAACGTGTTCCGATAGATATTCAGATTCTTTTCTAACATCAATTACTTTTGCAGCTTTAATGTTTTCAGCTAATTCACTTGCTGGAATTGAAGTTACACTGTCTGTGTCAAATCCTGCCTTTTCCCAAGCTTCAACTCCTCCTTTCAAGAATCCTATTGTATTATCAAAACCTACTCTCGATAATCTAGTAACAGCTTCTTCCACTCTATCTTCATCTGCAATAAGCAAGATTGGCTGTAAAGTATCTTTGATCAAATCTCCAACCCAAGGGGCAAAACCACCATCTAGTCCAATAAAAATTGATCGGGGAATGTGTTTTTCTGCAAACTCAGCAGGTTTTCTTACGTCCAGTACCACTGCTCCAGTTTCGTTCGCTGCTGCTTCGAATGCCTTTGGAGATAGTGCCACATTACCTTTGGCCAAGACTTTATCGAAAGATTCGTACCCTTCTTTGTTCATTTGAACATTCAGTGGGAAATAGGCTGGTGGGGGTAGTAAGCCATCTGTAACTTCTTTGATGAATTCATCTTTAGTCATATCGGCTCTAAGGGCATAGTTCATGGCTTTTTGATTACCAAGTGTATCCACTGTTTCCTTCATCATATTTTTACCACATGCAGATCCTGCTCCGTGAGCTGGGTATACTGTAATGTCATCTGCCAGTGGCATGATCTTATTTCTTAAGCTGTCAAAAAGTAAACCAGCTAAGTCTTCTTGCGTCATGCTAGCTGCTTTTTGTGCAAGATCGGGTCTACCCACATCTCCTAAGAAAAGTGTATCTCCAGAGAAAATTGCGTGGTCTTTGCCATTTTCATCTTTTAGCAAATAGGTTGTACTTTCCATAGTATGTCCAGGAGTATGAAGCACAATGAAAGTCAATTTTCCGAGCTTGAACTCTTGATTGTCTTTCGCAATAATGGCTTCGAAACTTGGATTTGCGTTTGGTCCATAGATAATAGGTGCTCCTGTTTCTTGAGAAAGTGTAACATGACCGCTCACAAAGTCAGCATGGAAATGAGTTTCAAAGATATATTTGATTTTAGCTCCTGCTTTCTCAGCCTTTTCTATGTATGGGCCCACTTCGCGTAGCGGATCTATGATTGCAACCTCACCTTCACTTTCAATGTAATACGCTCCTTGAGCAAGACAACCGGTATATATTTGTTCTATTTTCATTTTTATTTCCTTTAATTTTTTAACACAAATTTTAAGACATCAATTCCTTGTACATGATATAAACAGCCATTACTAAAACGAACCATGCGAACCCTTTCTTGAGGCTACTACCATTGATAAACTTACTTAACCATATACCTACAAATATTCCAATAATTGAAATGGCTGTAAATGGTAGCAAGAAAGCCCAATCAATAGTTAGGTTTTGGACGTCTCCAATGAAACCTATTAATGATTTTACTGCTATAATAAGTAGAGAAGTAGCAACTGCCTTTTTCATTGGTAGTTTTGCCAATAACACTAATGCTGGGATGATAAGAAAACCTCCGCCGGCACCTACCAGACCAGTAAGTGCTCCTACAACTGTTCCTTCTAAAACTACTAATCCATAATTCAACTTTATTTTTTCTTGCATTGCGACTTCGTCACAATCTTTACATTGAGCTTGCCTTAGCATTGAAATCGCGGCGGCAAACATTATGAATGCAAAAAATAACATGATTGCTAGGTCCTTGGTAATGAGCAAACTTCCAATGCTAAAAAGCTCGTCAGGAATTGCAGGAATTGCATATCTCCTTGTAAGATAAACAGCAATAAACGCTGGAATCATAAAGACAATAGCAGTTTTTATTTCAACCAAACCCTTAGTCATGTTTCGTATTGCCCCTACTAATGAAGTTGACCCTACTACAAATAATGAGTAGGCCGTTGACACTACTGGACTAATACCTAATAAATACACCAAAATGGGCACTGTGAGGATGGAGCCTCCTCCGCCAATAAGGCCAAGTGTAATTCCTATTAACAAAGCTCCTCCAAATCCTATAAGTTCTACTGTTTGCAACGAATTGTTATTTTGATTGAGTACAAAGGTGACATATGCAGTGAACAAGTGGTGTAACTTGAGTTACGTAGGGTGTTTAAATAACTGACTTGCAGTTATGGGGAGACTTGATTTAGGCCCTATTTTGGTCATTATTGTCTTAATGTAAATTAATATATTATTTCAGTTATGGTAATAAGAATGGACTTAACAACTAATACCAACAATCGGAATAAATAGTACTAGCTGAATTCAAAAGTAAAAGTTAGTTTTGTATACAGTATTCAAAAAAGTATACCCTAATGAAAAAAATAAGCTTACTTTTTTTACTATGTTTCTCAGTTATAAGTTCGAGCATATATGCACAAGGTGTTGTGGATGGAGAACTTAAAAAATGGCATCGAGTTGCTCTTACTTTTAATGGTCCATTGACCAGTGAGACAGCACAACCAAATCCATTTACTTATTATAGAATGGATGTTAGGTTCACACATGAGAGTGGATTTCCTATTTATGATGTGCCTGGCTTTTATGCAACTGATGGAAACTCGGCTGAGACTTCCTCTACCAAAGGAGATAAGTGGAGAGTTTATTTTTCACCTGATAAAACAGGAAAATGGACGTACGAGGTGAGTTTCAAGGCTGGAGAAGGCATTGCACTTAAAGAAGGAGGAGTATCTGCTGGTTATTTTGATGGTGAAAAAGGAAGCATAGTCATAAGTGGCACAGATAAGTCATTGCCAGACAATAGAGCACAAGGGAGATTAAATTATGTGGGAAAGCATTACCTGCAATTTGCCGAAACAGAGAAGTACTTTATAAAAGCTGGGGCTGACTCACCTGAGAATATGCTTCATTATTCAGACTTTGATGGTACGCTAAATGGCTATGGTAAATTGGGGAAAAATTACCTTCAACTGATGAAAGATTGGCAGCCACATGCTCAAGATTTTGAGTCAAGGGGAAATGCTTATACTTGGCAAAATGGAAAAGGTAAAAACATCATGGGTGCTATTAATTACTTGTATACCAAAGGCATGAACTCTATTAGTTTCCTCACTTTTTCTGCTGATGGTGACGATGGCTGTGTATATCCCTATCTTGTAAAAAGCGATTCATTATTCTTAGAAGCTTCTCAAAGGTCAAAGGCTTGGAACGAGGCATTGGAGCAAGATAGATTTGATGTTTCAAAACTGGACCAATGGGAAAGAGTATTGACCTATGCTGAAACAAAAGGAATGTTCTTACACTTCAAAACCTTTGAAGCGGAGAGTATTTGGTTGATGGGTAGAAAGGACTTAACAGACGAAAGGAAACTTTATTACCGAGAATTAATCGCTCGATTTGGTCATCACCTTTCTATGAACTGGAACCTGTCAGAGGAAACGAATGTAGAAGTTTCTTTGGTAAAAAATACTGCTGCTTTCATAGCAAACTTAGATCCTTATAAGCACCATTTGGTACAGCATACTTATCCGCTTGGACATGGTAAAGGAGTTGATATGCCCAACTACGATTATTACTATTTAAACCTTCTGGGTGACCAGTCAGTACTTACAGGTGCATCACTGCAATTACAAAAAGATGATATTCATAACGAAATGAAACGTTGGTATGAGCTTTCCGAAAAGTCGGGAAGAATATGGGCGATAGCAAATGATGAGCAGGGAAATGCACAAATAGGAGTTACTGTAGATGCTGCACATCCAAGTTATAAGGCAATGAAGCCAGACAACAGAGAGGAAGTGCGTAAAAAGGTGCTTTGGGGTACGCTCATGGCAGGTGGTTTCGGAGTAGAATACTATTATGGGTATGCTACCGAATCAAATGATCTAAATAATGAAGACCATAGATCACGAGCTACCAAGTACGAAGATGCTAAAGTGGCAATTGACTTTTTCGAAAACCATATTGAGTTCATTAATATGAAACCAGCCGATGAGATCACAACATCATTGGATGATTACGTTCTCGCTGGGGATAGCCAAATTGCTGTTTATTTGCCAAATGGAGGTAATACAGGTATTACTTTGCCGAGTGGAAAATGGACCGTTTCATGGTATGACCCAATAAAAGGCGGTGAACTAAAAGGAAAAAGCAAAGTTGCTAAAACAATATCGGCTCCTGATGCTAGTCAGGACTGGGTAGCAGTTTTAGTGAAAAATTAATCTGAAAATTATCAAACTTGGATTGGCGATAAAGGTCAATCCAAGTTTGATTTCAAATAGAAAAGATCACTTCATTTCATCCACAATGTTTCTAATTGCTTCACTGAAATAAGCACCGTTTTCGGGACCATACCAATTCATGGTTACGGTTTCATAATTATCCATATCGAAGTATTGATCTGCAGTAATATAACCTGCATAAGCCCCATTAAATGATGTAACTATGAGTTGAAGACCATTCTTTGCAGCATAGTTATCCAAGTCTTTCATCAACTCGCCAGAGAAATCACAAGGCATA
This portion of the Spirosomataceae bacterium TFI 002 genome encodes:
- a CDS encoding Glyoxylase, beta-lactamase superfamily II; amino-acid sequence: MKIEQIYTGCLAEAAYYIESNGEVAIIDPLRESQPYLERAEKDGAKIKYIFETHFHADFVSGHIDLAQKTGAQIVYGPTEMETGFKKTVATDGQIFKLGDVTLELLHTPGHTMESSCLLLRNEEGKEVGLFSGDTLFIGDVGRPDLAQKVIAELTQEKLAAHLYDSLRNKIMPLNDDIIVYPNHGQGSACGKNMSSETTDTLGNQKKTNYALRPDMTKEEFVAEVLNGLTPPPSYFPQNVLINIQGYDSLDNVIEKGTRALSPTEFEVVANETNAVIIDTRDKDKFRDGFVPNSIFIGIDGSFATWVGTLVPDVKQELLIVAEEDRLEEILTRLARVGYDNAQGFLKGGFEAWKAAGKEVDTIKSVSVAELIEINAPEIVDVRKNSEFESEHMVEATNAPLDYINESMKKIVTDNTHYIHCAGGYRSLAFISILQSRGYRNLVDIKGGFDAIKKSESFEITNYVCPSTLL
- a CDS encoding phosphatidylserine decarboxylase, with translation MKTDKSNNEKDLLNASMSIKDIHAEMENNPVYPFNLQSGWLPKPGSKSMQMYFEQILSTEPSDWAPCIQALSDFIDSNEVVSYLVQNACKENQNIRDAHLASAQGVIIPPIRDKNDILNAFNAILSQAPAFLDDALVGLPFSAFVVGIDPTMSGVTLFSIPMFNEKMAAILDHWNKFLDAEASNVGFRIDGQQWLSPAAKKQYDFPIWAKDSQILPYWNSWNSFFTRQFLDREASRPVADPTSNKTVICPNDGSLFRWRANISRNDVFWFKDMEYSLSDILSSPVQKDQDTIDQYDLVNIFEGGYIFQTYLNPYNFHRWWVPVNAKVMFDPIVVPGYFFNKLVIPDFGGASTASLPYLAQVNARGIIVFETEDYGRVCCIPLGMSEVSSISFDPAMVAGATVTKGQEMGTFNYGGSSFAIIYEKLPGKDLVFMNDQGIQYPQDPVLPSGSSSTGGAVTKIASKIGIWVDF
- a CDS encoding cytochrome bd-I ubiquinol oxidase subunit 2 apoprotein, which encodes MEATILGLDYPTLWFLVVGGLFAGYAILDGFDFGAGAWHLFFKKEESRRIALNAVGPVWDGNEVWLVIGGGALFAGFPIVYATLFSGLYVPFMLFIFSLIFRAISIEFRSKETMLWWRKTWDISYSISSILLATLLGVVLGNVLQGLPIGKDGQLQMSLFEVLNPFSIVIGITTLALFMMHGGIYLIMKTEGRLFAKIGILTKRSVWIFVALFAVSTTYVLLYIPHLSNGFKENPVLSIIPFLGMLSIANIPRLLSKKNFFRAFIFSAISIALFLFVVAIELYPSILISSIDPSYDISIYDAASSEKTLGIMLFMAAIGTPIILTYTIFVYKTFKGKVRLDETSY
- a CDS encoding Arylsulfatase A: MKRLVIKLACVLGLIFINACDKPHKQRPNIIYIFTDQQYAGMMSCAGNEWVNTPAMDYIANNGIRFTKAYTTNPVCTPARMSMITGRFPSYFNDKNGNAVRENWGATRVEDIPAEVFTTNIAHFAKEAGYELIFGGKEHLPKGLLPDSLGFTYISDNERGILAQEAAKVIRKEHDKPYIMIVSLINPHDICYMAIRDFAETPLDSILLAKGQTELSELDRALNTPEGVTEEEFFKNYCPPLPPNFEKQKGEPKAVEKLLSNRSFREKARGQYSEKQWRMHRWAYARLTEVVDKEIQVILDALKESNGEENTLVMLSSDHGDMDASHRMEHKSTMYEEATNIPFLAMWKGKIMSGKVDDSHLISNGLDFLPTLCDYMDVEGMSDPRGMSLRPLFEGKSTKWRKNLGVESEIGKMVVSEDGFKYIRYDFAGNEEQLLDLNLDPFETTHFTDSQNHKGKLEELKKIYDTTWFPVN
- a CDS encoding sulfide:quinone oxidoreductase; protein product: MEKKHTVLIIGGGTAGIMVGAQLLKINSNLDIAIIEPADKHYYQPAWTLVGAGAYDYRKTSKPMADVMPKGVTWIKEYAKSFDPENNNVTTEKGSVISYDFLVVAPGLVMAPELIEGLPEALEKGVVCSNYTDPQYTWEQLQKFKGGNAVFTQPTTPIKCGGAPQKIAYLAADSFRKRGILDKSNVIFATPGSVIFGVKQVADTLHQVIDRYGIHFKPFYAPFKIDSEKKIVYFKHTATGENMCVINEGNDIGEKMTGESVIEVPFDFLHLAPPQTAPKFVKESSLVNDAGWLDVDHNSMQHNKYPNIFGLGDVAALPTAKTGAAIRKQVPIVVENLVAMINGQAPANSSYNGYSSCPLVTGYGKMVLAEFDYKNNFTPDPKLKQMLVFDSSKEHWRLWMLKKYGLPYLYWNKMMKGEKV